One genomic window of Bradyrhizobium sp. B124 includes the following:
- a CDS encoding RsmB/NOP family class I SAM-dependent RNA methyltransferase yields MTPAARLSAAIELIATIDAQRIPAAKALKEWGTAHRYAGSGDRAAISGLIWDVLRRQSSAAWLMDDASARSRVLGMLKLERGMDIPTISALCDGGRFAPDPLTATEEAALASRSLKDAPAHVAGDYPDWLDSHLAKVFGDDRAAEATAMASRAPLDLRVNTLRGKREKVLPRLSHLGARETPWSPLGLRIELGADARNPGIHAEEDFIKGAIEVQDEGSQLAALFSAAKPGEQVIDLCAGAGGKTLALAAMMDGKGRLIATDSDKRQLVPIHERLSRAGVHNCDVRTPRGEDEVLSDIKASADLVLIDAPCTGTGTWRRNPDAKWRMRPGALEVRLKDQAEVLARAAPLVKSGGRIAYITCSVLAEENGEQVKAFIARHPEFSVQPPEQTASVLWDKAEPFAEAALQSAEGLLMTPRRTGTDGFFVSVLKKA; encoded by the coding sequence ATGACCCCCGCTGCCCGGCTTTCCGCCGCGATCGAGCTGATCGCTACCATCGACGCACAGCGCATTCCCGCGGCGAAAGCGCTGAAGGAATGGGGCACCGCACACCGCTATGCCGGCTCCGGCGATCGCGCCGCGATCTCCGGCCTGATCTGGGACGTGCTGCGCCGTCAATCCTCCGCCGCCTGGTTGATGGACGATGCCAGCGCCCGGTCGCGGGTGCTCGGCATGCTCAAGCTCGAGCGCGGCATGGACATCCCGACGATCTCGGCGCTGTGCGACGGCGGCCGCTTCGCGCCGGATCCGCTGACCGCGACCGAGGAGGCTGCGTTGGCCTCGCGCTCGCTCAAGGATGCGCCGGCGCATGTCGCGGGCGACTATCCGGACTGGCTCGACTCGCATCTGGCAAAGGTGTTCGGCGACGACCGCGCAGCGGAAGCGACCGCGATGGCGAGCCGCGCGCCGCTTGATCTGCGCGTTAACACGCTGCGCGGCAAGCGCGAGAAGGTGCTGCCGCGCCTGTCGCATCTCGGCGCCAGGGAAACGCCGTGGTCGCCGCTCGGCCTGCGCATCGAGCTCGGCGCCGACGCGCGCAACCCCGGCATCCATGCCGAGGAGGATTTCATCAAGGGCGCCATCGAGGTCCAGGACGAGGGCTCGCAGCTCGCCGCTTTGTTCTCGGCGGCCAAGCCCGGCGAGCAGGTGATCGACCTCTGCGCCGGCGCCGGCGGCAAGACGCTGGCACTTGCCGCCATGATGGACGGCAAGGGCCGGCTGATCGCGACCGACAGCGACAAGCGCCAGCTCGTGCCGATCCATGAGCGGCTGTCGCGCGCCGGCGTGCACAATTGCGACGTACGCACGCCGCGCGGCGAGGACGAGGTGCTGTCCGACATCAAGGCCTCCGCCGACCTCGTGCTGATCGACGCGCCGTGCACGGGCACCGGCACCTGGCGCCGCAATCCCGACGCCAAATGGCGGATGCGCCCCGGCGCGCTCGAGGTGCGGCTGAAGGATCAGGCCGAGGTGCTGGCGCGCGCCGCGCCGCTGGTCAAGTCCGGCGGCCGGATCGCCTATATCACCTGCTCGGTGCTGGCCGAGGAGAACGGCGAGCAGGTCAAGGCGTTCATCGCGCGGCATCCGGAGTTTTCGGTGCAGCCGCCGGAGCAGACCGCATCGGTGCTATGGGACAAGGCTGAGCCATTCGCGGAAGCCGCGCTGCAATCGGCGGAGGGCCTGCTGATGACGCCGCGCCGCACCGGCACGGATGGGTTTTTTGTCTCGGTGCTGAAGAAGGCGTGA
- a CDS encoding MFS transporter, with amino-acid sequence MKAGALSPAIVLLFAVACGLSVANIYSAQPLLDTMAQDLGITPAAIGIVVTLTQVGLAFGLMLIVPLGDLWDRRKLIVGQIMLSAVALVVVGTAPNAIVLFGGMALVGLLAVVIQVIVAFAATSASPAERGQTIGTIQSGVVSGILLARFASGTLADIGGWRMVYLTSAVLMLAMAALLAYVLPRQPPRALTGSSYAKLLRSTAALFSEEPVLRERAVFALLIFASFSAFWSAVVLPLSAPPLSLSHTAIGMLGIAGLAGALAARNSGRLADRGWGQRTTGLSLLLMLAGWAPIACLHASLWLVLAGVVMIDFAVQAVHVTNQSLIVAARPEASSRLIGVYMVFYSVGSGLGAICSTMAYAAAGWLGVCALGAAISACALLYWVIVVSRTPAPAGVCSEA; translated from the coding sequence ATGAAGGCAGGCGCGCTATCGCCCGCGATTGTGCTGCTGTTTGCGGTCGCCTGCGGGCTCAGCGTCGCCAACATCTATTCCGCCCAGCCGCTGCTCGACACCATGGCGCAGGATCTCGGCATTACCCCCGCCGCGATCGGCATCGTGGTGACGCTGACCCAGGTCGGCCTCGCCTTCGGCCTGATGCTGATCGTGCCGCTCGGCGACCTCTGGGACCGCCGCAAGCTGATCGTCGGCCAGATCATGCTGTCCGCGGTCGCGCTCGTCGTGGTCGGCACCGCGCCGAATGCGATCGTGCTGTTTGGCGGTATGGCGCTGGTCGGGTTGCTCGCTGTCGTGATCCAGGTGATCGTCGCCTTCGCCGCGACATCGGCCTCGCCGGCCGAGCGCGGACAGACCATCGGCACCATTCAAAGCGGCGTCGTGTCGGGCATCCTGCTGGCTCGTTTTGCGTCGGGCACGCTGGCCGATATCGGCGGATGGCGCATGGTCTACCTGACCTCGGCGGTGCTGATGCTCGCGATGGCCGCGCTGCTCGCCTATGTGCTGCCGCGGCAGCCGCCGCGGGCGCTGACCGGATCATCCTATGCAAAGCTGCTGCGCTCGACGGCCGCGCTGTTCTCCGAGGAGCCGGTGCTGCGCGAACGCGCCGTGTTCGCGTTGCTGATCTTCGCGAGCTTCAGCGCGTTCTGGAGCGCGGTCGTGCTGCCGCTCTCAGCGCCGCCGCTGTCGCTGTCGCACACCGCGATCGGAATGCTCGGCATTGCCGGCCTCGCCGGCGCGCTGGCGGCGCGCAATTCCGGCCGCCTCGCCGATCGCGGCTGGGGCCAGCGCACCACCGGATTGTCGCTGCTGCTGATGCTCGCCGGCTGGGCGCCGATCGCCTGCCTGCATGCGTCGCTGTGGCTGGTGCTCGCCGGCGTCGTCATGATCGACTTCGCGGTGCAGGCCGTCCATGTCACCAACCAGAGCCTGATCGTAGCTGCCCGCCCCGAAGCGTCGAGCCGCCTGATCGGCGTCTACATGGTGTTCTACTCGGTCGGCAGCGGGCTCGGCGCGATCTGCTCGACGATGGCCTATGCGGCCGCTGGCTGGCTCGGCGTCTGCGCGCTGGGCGCCGCGATCAGCGCCTGCGCGTTGCTGTACTGGGTCATCGTGGTGAGCAGGACGCCGGCGCCGGCGGGCGTGTGCTCCGAAGCGTAG
- a CDS encoding helix-turn-helix domain-containing protein: MQRTGFAKAECPVARALDAIGDWWSLLIVRDAFDGLRRFGDFQRNLGIAKGMLTARLRKLVETGVLEQVAASDGSAYQEYVLTKRGHDLFPIVVSLRQWGEAHLYARGEPHSVLLDQAGQAVGQLVLPSKSGKPLSWADTKVKKVAARRR, from the coding sequence ATGCAGCGGACCGGATTCGCAAAGGCGGAATGCCCGGTGGCCCGCGCGCTGGATGCGATCGGCGACTGGTGGTCGCTGTTGATCGTGCGCGACGCGTTCGACGGCCTGCGCCGGTTCGGCGACTTCCAGAGGAACCTCGGCATCGCCAAGGGCATGCTGACGGCGCGGCTGCGCAAGCTGGTCGAAACCGGCGTGCTCGAGCAGGTCGCCGCCTCAGACGGCAGCGCCTACCAGGAATATGTGCTGACGAAGCGGGGACACGACCTGTTCCCGATCGTGGTCTCCTTGCGGCAATGGGGCGAGGCGCATCTCTACGCGCGGGGCGAGCCGCATTCGGTGCTGCTGGACCAGGCCGGGCAGGCCGTCGGCCAACTCGTGCTGCCGTCGAAGAGCGGCAAGCCGCTGAGCTGGGCGGATACGAAGGTGAAGAAGGTCGCGGCGCGGAGGCGGTGA
- a CDS encoding DHCW motif cupin fold protein: MKIPTLPFTVTDWSNVEPSVHPGETGQALWRTLNIGELRVRMVEYSPGYLADHWCDRGHVLFVVKGELDTELRDGRKFTLKPGMSYQVSDFGDAAHRSSTATGATLFIVD; this comes from the coding sequence ATGAAAATCCCGACCCTGCCCTTCACCGTTACCGACTGGAGCAACGTCGAACCTTCAGTGCATCCCGGCGAGACCGGGCAAGCGCTGTGGCGCACGCTCAATATCGGCGAGCTGCGGGTGCGGATGGTCGAGTATTCTCCCGGCTATCTCGCCGATCACTGGTGCGATCGCGGCCATGTGCTGTTTGTGGTCAAGGGCGAGCTCGACACCGAGCTGCGCGACGGCCGCAAATTCACGCTGAAGCCGGGCATGAGCTACCAGGTCTCCGATTTCGGCGACGCCGCGCACCGCTCGTCGACAGCGACGGGTGCGACCCTGTTTATTGTGGATTGA
- a CDS encoding nuclear transport factor 2 family protein — translation MPDFHEPSRLAALGRDWVDAWNARDLERVLAMYSEDTEMTSDRIPALGFGASGTVRGKAQLRAYWSAALAKLPELPELHFELIDLYVSPDSVVVFYQNERGKKICEYLRLDVEGKIRQGSANHLVGGGAVES, via the coding sequence ATGCCGGATTTTCACGAACCGTCCCGCCTCGCAGCGCTTGGCCGCGACTGGGTCGACGCCTGGAACGCGCGCGACCTCGAGCGCGTGCTGGCGATGTATTCGGAGGACACCGAGATGACCTCGGACCGGATCCCGGCACTCGGCTTCGGCGCCTCCGGCACCGTGCGCGGCAAGGCGCAGCTGCGGGCCTATTGGAGCGCCGCGCTCGCCAAGCTGCCCGAGCTGCCCGAGCTGCATTTCGAGCTGATCGACCTCTATGTCTCGCCCGACAGCGTCGTGGTGTTCTACCAGAACGAACGCGGCAAGAAGATCTGCGAATATCTGCGGCTCGATGTCGAAGGCAAGATCCGGCAAGGCTCGGCGAACCATCTGGTGGGTGGAGGCGCCGTCGAATCGTAG
- the guaA gene encoding glutamine-hydrolyzing GMP synthase gives MTAQHTAHDSSAPTVASAHDKILIVDFGSQVTQLIARRVREMGVYSEIVPFQKAEAAFKEMKPKAVILSGGPESVHETGSPRAPQLIFESGVPVLGICYGQMTLAAQLGGEVEGGHHREFGRADVEVKTDSQLFDGVWGHGEKHQVWMSHGDRITKMPPGFSVAGTSPNAPFAIIQDEKRKYYGLMFHPEVVHTPDGAKLLRNFVRKVAGLTGDWTMRAFREEAIEKIRAQVGRGKVICGLSGGVDSAVAAVLIHEAIGDQLTCVFVDHGLLRLDEAKTVVDLFRNHYNIPLVHVDASKEFLGELEGVTDPEVKRKTIGRLFIDVFEAEAKKIGGAAFLAQGTLYPDVIESVSFTGGPSVTIKSHHNVGGLPARMNMKLVEPLRELFKDEVRVLGRELGLPEVFVGRHPFPGPGLAIRCPGDITREKLDILRNADAVYIDQIRKHGLYDAIWQAFAVLLPVKTVGVMGDGRTYEYVVGLRAVTSTDGMTADFYQFDMKFLAETATRIINEVKGVNRVVYDVTSKPPGTIEWE, from the coding sequence ATGACAGCCCAGCACACAGCCCATGACTCGTCGGCGCCCACGGTGGCTTCGGCGCATGACAAGATTCTGATTGTCGATTTCGGCAGCCAGGTGACGCAACTGATCGCCCGCCGCGTCCGCGAGATGGGCGTCTATTCCGAGATCGTGCCGTTCCAGAAGGCCGAGGCCGCCTTCAAGGAGATGAAGCCGAAGGCGGTGATCCTCTCCGGCGGCCCTGAGTCCGTGCACGAGACCGGCTCGCCGCGCGCCCCGCAGCTGATCTTCGAGTCCGGCGTTCCCGTGCTCGGCATCTGCTACGGCCAGATGACGCTGGCCGCCCAGCTCGGCGGCGAGGTCGAAGGCGGGCACCACCGCGAATTCGGCCGCGCCGACGTCGAGGTGAAGACCGACAGCCAGCTGTTCGACGGCGTCTGGGGCCACGGCGAAAAGCACCAGGTGTGGATGAGCCATGGCGACCGCATCACCAAGATGCCGCCCGGTTTCTCGGTGGCCGGCACCTCGCCGAACGCGCCGTTCGCGATCATCCAGGACGAGAAGCGGAAGTACTACGGCCTGATGTTCCATCCCGAGGTGGTGCACACGCCGGACGGCGCAAAACTGTTGCGCAACTTCGTCCGCAAGGTCGCAGGCCTCACCGGCGACTGGACCATGCGCGCCTTCCGCGAGGAGGCGATCGAGAAGATCCGCGCCCAGGTCGGCCGGGGCAAGGTGATCTGCGGCCTGTCCGGCGGTGTCGATTCCGCCGTGGCGGCGGTGTTGATCCACGAGGCGATCGGCGACCAGCTCACCTGCGTGTTCGTCGATCACGGCCTGCTGCGGCTCGACGAGGCCAAGACCGTCGTCGACCTGTTCCGCAACCACTACAACATCCCGCTGGTCCATGTGGACGCGTCGAAAGAGTTTCTGGGCGAGCTCGAAGGCGTCACCGATCCCGAAGTGAAGCGCAAGACCATCGGGCGGCTGTTCATCGACGTGTTCGAGGCGGAAGCGAAAAAGATAGGCGGCGCCGCATTCCTGGCGCAGGGCACGCTCTACCCCGACGTGATCGAGAGCGTCTCCTTCACCGGCGGCCCGTCGGTCACCATCAAGTCGCACCACAATGTCGGCGGCCTTCCGGCGCGCATGAACATGAAGCTGGTCGAGCCGTTGCGCGAGTTGTTCAAGGACGAGGTGCGCGTGCTCGGACGCGAGCTCGGCCTGCCCGAAGTCTTCGTCGGCCGCCACCCGTTCCCGGGCCCCGGCCTCGCGATCCGCTGCCCTGGCGACATCACCAGGGAAAAGCTCGACATCCTGCGCAACGCGGACGCGGTCTATATCGACCAGATTCGCAAGCACGGCCTCTATGATGCGATCTGGCAGGCCTTCGCGGTGCTGCTGCCCGTCAAGACCGTCGGCGTGATGGGCGACGGCCGCACCTACGAATACGTCGTTGGCCTCCGCGCCGTCACCTCGACCGACGGCATGACCGCCGACTTCTACCAGTTCGACATGAAATTCCTTGCCGAGACCGCCACGCGCATCATCAACGAGGTGAAGGGCGTCAACCGGGTGGTGTACGACGTGACAAGCAAGCCGCCGGGGACGATCGAGTGGGAGTAG
- a CDS encoding nitroreductase family protein, which yields MNRRTMLTGVGAALVTAGAGMAGWRAAAGSMADYAAYAARLRSDLAPPDLQAVVRYATLAANGHNTQPWTFHLETQAIEIRPDVRRRTPVVDPDDHHLYVSLGCAAANLALAAAATGRPGELSFAADAGRVRYDYLPGEPKLDPLVGAIPKRQCTRAEYDGRTIPAALLAEIERAAATPGVGLALVTDRARINRVRDLVLAGNKDQMNNPAFMRELKQWIRFNPRSAMATGDGLFSAASGNPVLPTGLGRFAFDTMFNVAEEDRKYARQIDSSAGIAIFFGERSAPDHWIRVGQACQRFALAATHVGLKIAFINQPVEVAHLRAELAAIVGETRRPDIVIRFGYGPALPFSPRRSALSAVGQVSEV from the coding sequence ATGAACAGGAGAACAATGCTTACCGGCGTCGGCGCCGCGCTCGTCACCGCCGGTGCCGGCATGGCCGGTTGGCGAGCCGCTGCCGGCTCGATGGCAGACTATGCGGCCTACGCTGCCCGCCTACGCAGCGACCTGGCGCCGCCGGATTTGCAGGCCGTGGTGCGATACGCCACCCTGGCGGCCAACGGTCACAATACGCAGCCGTGGACGTTTCACCTTGAGACACAGGCAATAGAGATTCGGCCGGACGTGCGGCGGCGAACGCCTGTCGTGGACCCCGACGACCATCACCTCTATGTCAGCCTCGGATGCGCCGCGGCCAACCTCGCCCTCGCTGCAGCGGCGACCGGCCGTCCAGGTGAGTTGTCGTTCGCCGCAGACGCTGGAAGAGTCCGTTACGACTACCTCCCGGGTGAGCCCAAGTTGGATCCGCTCGTCGGCGCCATACCGAAACGTCAGTGCACGCGCGCCGAATATGATGGTCGCACAATTCCGGCAGCCCTCCTCGCCGAGATCGAGCGCGCGGCGGCGACGCCGGGTGTGGGCCTCGCGCTCGTCACCGACCGGGCGCGGATAAACCGGGTGCGGGATCTTGTCCTTGCCGGCAACAAGGATCAGATGAACAACCCCGCCTTCATGCGTGAGCTGAAGCAATGGATCAGATTCAATCCGCGCAGCGCGATGGCAACCGGAGACGGGCTGTTCTCTGCCGCAAGCGGCAACCCCGTTCTGCCGACGGGCTTGGGCCGGTTTGCGTTCGACACGATGTTCAATGTCGCGGAGGAGGATCGCAAGTACGCGCGCCAGATCGACTCCTCCGCCGGGATTGCGATCTTTTTCGGCGAACGGTCTGCCCCTGACCACTGGATCCGGGTCGGCCAGGCATGCCAGCGCTTCGCTCTCGCCGCGACCCATGTGGGGCTCAAAATCGCCTTCATCAACCAGCCGGTCGAAGTCGCTCACCTGCGCGCCGAGCTCGCAGCCATCGTCGGCGAGACCCGGAGGCCAGATATCGTGATCCGCTTCGGTTACGGACCCGCGCTGCCATTCTCGCCAAGGCGATCAGCACTTTCAGCAGTTGGGCAGGTCAGCGAAGTGTAG